A part of Desulfofundulus salinus genomic DNA contains:
- a CDS encoding lipoate--protein ligase family protein, with protein MSSGETKAAAAAWPRQWRLLETGASDGATNMAVDEAILIHHSRGEVPPTLRFYRWDPPTLSLGYFQNADREVDREACRRMGIGLVRRPTGGRAVLHDREVTYSVTIAQEFLPGSVLETYRLLSQGLVAGLRLLGVEVDLFNPDKTQRELRSKLSAACFDTPSGYEVAVAGKKLVGSAQVRQRGTILQHGSILLSVDEEKLFAVLAFPSEAVRQRVKAAFGVKATALDRVLPQAPGYDQVCRAVARGFATALGIDLIPSELTAGERLTARKLALEKYSYLNWHEQGRLEDISP; from the coding sequence ATGTCTAGCGGGGAAACAAAAGCCGCTGCGGCTGCGTGGCCCCGTCAATGGCGTTTGCTGGAGACGGGAGCCTCCGACGGGGCCACCAATATGGCCGTGGATGAAGCCATTTTAATTCATCACAGCCGGGGTGAGGTGCCGCCCACCTTGCGCTTTTACCGGTGGGACCCGCCCACCCTGTCCCTGGGGTACTTTCAAAACGCCGACCGGGAAGTAGACCGGGAAGCCTGCCGGCGCATGGGCATTGGCCTGGTACGCCGCCCCACCGGAGGCCGGGCCGTTCTCCACGACCGGGAAGTAACCTATAGCGTTACCATTGCCCAGGAATTCCTGCCCGGTAGTGTGCTGGAAACATACCGCCTGTTGAGCCAGGGACTGGTGGCCGGTTTGCGGTTGCTGGGGGTAGAGGTGGACTTGTTCAATCCTGATAAAACGCAGCGGGAATTGCGATCCAAACTATCGGCCGCCTGTTTCGACACCCCCTCGGGATATGAAGTAGCGGTAGCGGGCAAGAAACTGGTGGGGAGCGCCCAGGTCCGGCAGCGGGGAACCATTCTCCAGCACGGTTCTATACTGCTCAGTGTAGATGAAGAGAAACTTTTTGCCGTCCTGGCCTTTCCGTCGGAAGCGGTGCGTCAGCGGGTGAAGGCGGCTTTTGGGGTGAAGGCCACCGCACTGGACCGGGTACTGCCCCAGGCACCCGGCTACGACCAGGTTTGCCGTGCCGTGGCCCGGGGATTTGCTACGGCTCTGGGCATCGATCTAATTCCGTCAGAACTGACCGCGGGTGAGCGTCTCACGGCCCGAAAACTGGCGCTCGAGAAATATAGTTATTTGAACTGGCACGAACAAGGCAGATTAGAGGATATATCCCCATAA
- a CDS encoding glycosyl hydrolase family 18 protein — MYPFRYKQSFENNWYYVTDPLGFQSLQEHGRLITYLIPFWYGVTWEGGLADQSDPRSLDLIRRLNLPVLAIVHNYASPEYRTLIHALLTDDTLRRALVNSILNMLRRTRFAGVNIDFEFVPPEDRPYLTKFMTELYQVLKPERFLTTISVPAQLDDNPRHPFSGAFSYPELGVVSDQVYLLAYDEHFAMPGPIASIGFVQRVLTYALSVIPRIKIRLGIPVYGYDWTEGVNIPETLSYRQAIERAREQGVAPRYDEEAQEWTYTYQVDGETHIVWFEDARSFAAKLALVRRENLRGIGVWRLGLEDSRIWALVGTL, encoded by the coding sequence GTGTACCCGTTTCGTTATAAACAGTCTTTCGAGAACAACTGGTATTATGTGACCGATCCTTTGGGTTTCCAGAGCCTGCAGGAGCACGGCAGGCTGATTACTTACCTGATTCCCTTCTGGTACGGCGTGACCTGGGAGGGCGGCCTTGCCGATCAATCTGACCCCCGCTCCCTGGACCTCATTCGCCGCTTAAATCTGCCCGTTTTGGCTATCGTGCATAACTATGCCAGTCCGGAATACCGCACCCTCATTCACGCCTTGTTGACCGATGATACCCTGCGCCGGGCACTGGTCAACAGCATTTTAAACATGCTCCGGCGCACCAGGTTTGCCGGGGTGAATATTGATTTTGAATTCGTGCCCCCCGAGGACCGGCCATATCTAACCAAATTTATGACCGAACTTTATCAGGTCCTGAAGCCGGAAAGGTTTTTAACCACCATTTCCGTACCGGCCCAACTGGATGACAATCCCCGCCATCCATTTTCCGGGGCTTTTAGTTACCCGGAACTGGGCGTGGTGAGCGACCAGGTGTACCTTCTGGCCTATGATGAACACTTTGCCATGCCGGGGCCGATTGCTTCCATCGGTTTTGTGCAACGGGTTTTAACTTATGCCCTTTCGGTAATCCCCCGCATAAAAATCCGGCTGGGCATTCCCGTCTACGGTTATGATTGGACAGAAGGGGTGAACATACCGGAAACGCTATCCTACCGGCAGGCCATAGAGCGGGCCAGGGAACAAGGGGTTGCCCCCCGTTATGACGAAGAGGCCCAGGAATGGACCTACACCTACCAGGTGGACGGCGAAACCCACATCGTATGGTTTGAAGATGCCCGCAGCTTTGCCGCCAAACTGGCCCTGGTGCGGCGGGAAAACTTACGGGGAATTGGCGTGTGGCGCCTGGGTCTTGAGGACTCCCGTATCTGGGCTCTGGTTGGCACGCTTTAA
- a CDS encoding double-cubane-cluster-containing anaerobic reductase gives MTDYRKLWSDLGMDLEKHDRLTSALPLIYEEVYLQQPERPQAMEYFDLVVAEIHSLRIVELVEHRRRGGKVCGAFCVFVPVEIIRAAGAVAVGLCGGSQFWVPDGERVLPRNLCPLIKASVGARLSGTCPYFQSCDLLIGETTCDGKKKAWEVLGEYAPVYVMDLPQMKRPQDLAAWRGEIELFLARIEELTGCRVTPGRLAEEIRLQNRLRQALERLYHTRKADPVPISGKDALLVTQVSFYDDPRRFIDKTEALVAEVEARIASGQGVFPPGAPRILVTGTPMAIPNWKLHHIIETAGAAVVCEETCTGTRFFEHQVDETGRTLEEQLQALAERYLKINCSCFTPNSGRLEDIFRLVEAYQVDGVIYYNLQFCHGYAVEYYTVEKALKEQGIPVMKVETDYSEEDTGQLRTRVEAFLEMLR, from the coding sequence ATGACTGACTATCGCAAGTTGTGGTCTGATTTGGGAATGGACCTGGAAAAGCATGACCGGTTAACCAGTGCTTTACCTCTAATTTATGAAGAGGTTTACCTTCAGCAACCGGAACGCCCGCAGGCCATGGAGTACTTCGACCTGGTGGTGGCCGAAATTCATAGCCTGAGGATCGTCGAGCTGGTGGAGCACCGCCGGCGGGGAGGCAAAGTTTGCGGGGCCTTTTGCGTGTTCGTACCCGTGGAGATTATTCGTGCTGCCGGAGCCGTTGCCGTCGGCCTGTGCGGCGGGTCCCAGTTCTGGGTTCCCGACGGGGAAAGGGTTTTGCCCCGCAACCTTTGCCCGCTGATTAAAGCGTCGGTAGGTGCCCGTCTTAGCGGTACCTGTCCCTATTTCCAGTCCTGCGACCTCTTAATTGGCGAAACCACCTGCGACGGCAAAAAGAAAGCCTGGGAAGTCCTGGGTGAATATGCTCCCGTCTACGTAATGGACCTGCCCCAGATGAAACGGCCCCAGGACCTGGCTGCCTGGCGCGGGGAGATCGAGTTGTTCCTGGCCAGAATAGAAGAGTTAACCGGCTGCCGGGTGACCCCCGGGAGGCTGGCGGAAGAAATCCGCCTCCAGAACCGGCTGCGTCAAGCACTGGAACGCCTTTACCATACCCGCAAAGCCGATCCGGTGCCCATAAGTGGGAAGGATGCCCTGCTGGTTACCCAGGTTAGTTTTTACGACGATCCCCGTCGCTTCATTGATAAAACGGAAGCCCTGGTCGCGGAAGTCGAGGCACGCATTGCCTCCGGGCAGGGGGTATTTCCACCCGGAGCCCCGCGCATTCTTGTAACCGGCACTCCGATGGCCATTCCCAACTGGAAGCTGCATCACATTATTGAGACGGCCGGCGCCGCGGTGGTATGCGAAGAAACCTGCACCGGTACCCGCTTTTTCGAGCACCAGGTGGATGAAACCGGACGGACTCTGGAAGAGCAGTTGCAGGCCCTGGCCGAGCGCTATCTGAAAATTAACTGTTCTTGCTTTACTCCCAACTCAGGGCGCCTTGAAGATATTTTCCGCCTGGTTGAAGCTTACCAGGTTGACGGTGTCATCTATTATAACTTGCAATTCTGCCACGGATATGCGGTTGAATATTATACCGTGGAGAAGGCTCTCAAGGAACAGGGTATTCCGGTTATGAAAGTGGAAACCGACTATAGCGAAGAAGATACCGGCCAGCTGCGCACCCGGGTGGAAGCCTTCCTGGAAATGTTACGCTAG
- a CDS encoding acyl-CoA dehydratase activase — translation MTVLGIDIGSRTIAIAVLNERGELLAGHVADSGPRPLERAREMAGNLSSFRRVVATGYGRHGARADFATDLITEIKAHALGARHLFPFCRTVLDIGGQDSKVIRLDEQGRVVDFIMNDRCAAGTGKFLEVMAQGLGLPLEEIVAAACTSDGEITLNSMCTVFAESEVVSLLAAGQPVGAVARAVLNSICDRTMNLLLRLGIEPPVVFTGGVAAIPGLPAYFARRMDLMDLQVPSSPQLVGALGAALYGIKVKKATG, via the coding sequence ATGACCGTCCTGGGAATTGACATCGGATCCCGGACCATTGCCATTGCAGTTTTAAATGAAAGGGGAGAGCTGCTGGCCGGCCATGTAGCGGACAGCGGGCCCCGCCCCCTGGAGCGTGCCCGGGAGATGGCCGGGAACCTGTCGTCATTCCGGCGTGTAGTGGCCACGGGCTACGGGCGCCACGGCGCCCGGGCGGATTTTGCCACCGATTTGATTACCGAGATCAAGGCCCACGCCCTGGGTGCCCGTCACCTTTTTCCCTTCTGCCGCACCGTGCTTGATATCGGCGGCCAGGACAGCAAGGTGATCCGGTTGGACGAACAGGGCCGGGTGGTGGACTTTATTATGAACGACCGCTGTGCCGCCGGAACGGGTAAATTTCTGGAGGTGATGGCCCAGGGGTTGGGTCTACCTCTGGAGGAAATAGTAGCCGCTGCTTGTACAAGTGATGGGGAAATAACCTTAAACAGCATGTGCACCGTTTTTGCCGAATCGGAGGTGGTATCGCTGCTGGCCGCGGGCCAGCCCGTGGGGGCCGTGGCCCGGGCCGTGCTCAACTCTATTTGCGATCGTACCATGAACCTGCTCCTCCGTTTAGGTATTGAGCCGCCGGTGGTTTTCACCGGCGGGGTGGCGGCTATCCCCGGGTTACCCGCTTATTTTGCACGGCGCATGGATCTTATGGATTTGCAGGTTCCCTCGTCTCCCCAACTGGTAGGTGCCCTGGGTGCGGCCCTGTACGGGATAAAGGTAAAGAAGGCCACGGGATAG
- a CDS encoding YifB family Mg chelatase-like AAA ATPase: MLAIVKSTALYGLNGQVVQVEVDVSNGLPCFDLVGLPDLACRESRDRVRAAMKNSGFEFPARRITVNLAPADLRKEGPLYDLPIAVGILAATGQLDQSAVDRYVFLGELSLNGQVRGVAGVLPNVLAAREQGLRAVVVPLDNAAEAALVKDVQVYPVQSLGQLTRFLLGEEEISPYKVDPVLLMNRVDENGADMADVRGQATVRRALEVAAAGGHNLLMVGTPGSGKTMLARRLPGILPDLTFDEALEITKIYSLAGLLKPGEPLVTQRPFRSPHHSASAVGLVGGGRHPRPGEISLAHHGVLFLDELPEFHRDVLEALRQPLEDGVVTISRVSGAVTYPASLMLVAAANPCPCGYLGDPVRECTCTPYQVQRYLGRISGPLLDRIDIHLEVPRVDYEDLARREPGEPSSEIKKRVEKARAIQRRRFGSSGITCNARMTPAQVRRYCSLTREARSLFSSVFRQLNLSARSHDRVLKVARTIADLDGSDVIDAAHLAEAVQYRSLEARYWPG; this comes from the coding sequence ATGCTGGCTATTGTGAAAAGTACGGCCCTTTACGGACTGAACGGGCAGGTAGTGCAGGTAGAGGTTGATGTAAGCAACGGGCTGCCTTGCTTTGACCTGGTGGGGTTGCCCGATCTAGCTTGCCGGGAATCCCGGGACCGGGTGCGCGCCGCCATGAAAAATTCCGGCTTTGAATTCCCGGCACGGCGCATAACGGTAAACCTGGCCCCGGCCGACCTGCGCAAGGAAGGCCCCCTTTATGACTTGCCCATTGCCGTGGGCATTCTTGCCGCTACCGGGCAACTGGATCAGTCCGCCGTAGACCGCTATGTGTTTCTTGGTGAGCTGTCCTTGAACGGGCAGGTGCGGGGGGTGGCCGGGGTGTTGCCCAATGTTCTGGCCGCCCGGGAACAGGGTTTACGGGCGGTGGTGGTGCCCCTGGATAATGCCGCCGAAGCTGCTCTGGTCAAGGATGTACAGGTTTACCCGGTACAGAGCCTGGGACAGCTAACCCGCTTTTTGCTCGGGGAAGAGGAAATTTCACCCTATAAGGTGGATCCGGTCCTGTTGATGAACCGGGTTGACGAAAACGGGGCGGACATGGCCGATGTGCGCGGCCAGGCCACGGTACGACGGGCTCTGGAAGTGGCGGCCGCCGGGGGACACAACCTGCTGATGGTGGGAACCCCCGGTTCGGGTAAAACCATGCTGGCCAGGAGGTTGCCGGGCATATTGCCCGATCTTACCTTTGACGAAGCCCTGGAAATTACTAAAATATACAGTCTGGCCGGGTTGTTAAAGCCCGGGGAGCCCCTGGTGACCCAAAGGCCCTTTCGCTCGCCCCATCACAGTGCCTCGGCGGTGGGCCTGGTCGGAGGCGGGCGCCATCCCCGTCCCGGAGAGATCAGCCTTGCCCATCACGGCGTCCTTTTCCTCGATGAGTTGCCGGAATTTCACCGGGACGTGCTGGAGGCTTTGCGCCAGCCCCTGGAAGATGGAGTGGTAACCATCTCCAGGGTAAGCGGTGCGGTGACCTATCCCGCCAGTTTAATGCTTGTGGCTGCTGCTAATCCGTGTCCGTGCGGTTACCTTGGCGATCCGGTCCGGGAATGCACCTGCACCCCCTATCAGGTGCAGCGTTACCTGGGGCGTATTTCTGGCCCCCTGCTGGACCGCATTGACATCCATCTGGAGGTTCCCCGGGTGGATTATGAAGACCTGGCCCGCCGGGAGCCAGGCGAACCGTCGTCAGAGATCAAAAAGCGGGTGGAAAAAGCCCGGGCCATACAGCGCCGGCGCTTTGGTTCTTCCGGGATTACCTGTAACGCCCGCATGACCCCGGCCCAGGTTCGCCGTTATTGTTCCCTCACCCGGGAAGCCCGCTCGTTGTTTTCATCCGTTTTCCGACAGTTGAACCTGAGCGCCCGTTCCCATGACCGGGTGCTCAAGGTAGCCCGTACTATCGCCGATCTTGACGGGAGCGATGTCATTGACGCCGCCCACCTGGCCGAAGCGGTGCAATACCGCAGCCTGGAGGCGAGGTACTGGCCAGGATAG
- a CDS encoding CopG family ribbon-helix-helix protein, producing MIDVMTPGMVGFDREEVLAMEKITVSLPSPLLAVLDGLARKWSTTRSDAVAELIRRVEQEELEEQLKEGYLALAEANRKDAGFFLHAQAEVVLRDGN from the coding sequence ATGATTGACGTTATGACTCCCGGTATGGTAGGATTTGACCGCGAGGAGGTGCTGGCGATGGAGAAGATAACCGTAAGCCTGCCTTCACCACTTCTGGCTGTCCTTGACGGGTTGGCTCGTAAGTGGTCCACCACCAGGAGCGATGCCGTTGCGGAGCTTATCCGCCGGGTCGAGCAGGAAGAGTTAGAAGAGCAGTTGAAAGAAGGTTACCTCGCGCTGGCGGAAGCCAATAGGAAGGACGCTGGGTTTTTCCTCCATGCGCAGGCCGAGGTGGTGTTGCGGGATGGAAATTAA
- a CDS encoding type II toxin-antitoxin system PemK/MazF family toxin yields the protein MEIKRGDVFLVDFNPARGSEQAGIRSACSEQCWWYETILPEVSPFPEKGSGLFFMVVPAGRPI from the coding sequence ATGGAAATTAAGCGTGGCGATGTTTTTCTGGTGGACTTTAACCCGGCGCGGGGGAGCGAGCAGGCGGGCATAAGGTCTGCTTGTTCAGAACAATGTTGGTGGTACGAAACCATTCTGCCGGAAGTGAGTCCGTTTCCTGAAAAAGGGAGCGGGCTTTTCTTTATGGTAGTACCTGCTGGACGTCCTATCTAA
- the zorA gene encoding anti-phage ZorAB system protein ZorA, giving the protein MESSWISIIIPLVQLNASMSQTSLATVIVWVFCLIIFGCSLRGFVPKLRKLRLGLKEFASNVEALVARQIDFDTLSHRLNSQDNPVVARAWNDYDSTLLKVPEGEKGIRVYSTISARFIFNSDDLFLENSGLHSVAPALLTGLGILGTFLGLSLGLTNVNLASEDLVTLKQGIRSLLAGAHTAFVTSVWGIGLSITLTWLKKIYFNQISVLLDRICDWLDQSFPRRLAEAWLSEVYREAREQTAELKKFNDELAWSIAAALDEKLAARITPALENLLGAIEKLTETGSAEVARVISREAGAEVVKLGEILQQASDVLSNTLHASSELQRNIGETVSRQLALTASHVEESLGNSVVRFGELTHQVERAVEQVRQSIAEQILQQKQYFEESMNRLQETTKSYLEDFLVKVDHAVGHVSERSSNVVSEVGHEIGRLLEELSVHVKELGDEYTARRNDLRAAVDEITTLLAMIEKLVGEASRVLDAYRESAQPVREAGVILAKSVETFTEAGTTLRQATQEFSGLWDEYRRHSAQVVSEIRQALQHTESAWRAYESRLGQIRQELESVFGVIEDGLRRYAETVHEGMSRYLKELDGEMGKAIGSLGAAVGELGETLADFLEQLHERR; this is encoded by the coding sequence ATGGAAAGTTCGTGGATTTCAATTATAATTCCCCTAGTGCAATTAAATGCTTCAATGTCACAGACCTCACTGGCTACCGTGATCGTATGGGTCTTCTGTCTAATTATATTTGGTTGTTCCTTGAGGGGTTTCGTTCCTAAGCTTCGCAAACTTAGGTTAGGGTTAAAGGAATTCGCCTCGAATGTTGAAGCACTGGTCGCTCGGCAAATTGACTTTGATACCCTCAGCCACCGTTTAAATTCCCAGGATAATCCCGTGGTGGCAAGGGCCTGGAACGATTACGATTCGACGCTCCTCAAAGTGCCGGAGGGTGAGAAAGGCATACGGGTCTACTCCACAATTTCAGCTAGATTCATCTTTAACTCAGATGACCTTTTCCTTGAAAACTCAGGCCTGCATTCCGTAGCCCCAGCTCTTCTTACCGGTTTGGGTATTTTAGGTACTTTTTTGGGGTTGAGTTTGGGACTTACCAATGTCAATCTCGCAAGCGAGGATTTAGTCACCTTAAAGCAGGGTATAAGAAGCCTGCTTGCAGGGGCACATACGGCTTTTGTCACTTCGGTATGGGGAATTGGTCTCTCTATAACCCTGACCTGGCTTAAAAAAATATATTTCAATCAAATTTCCGTATTGTTGGATAGGATATGCGATTGGCTCGATCAGTCGTTTCCCAGAAGACTAGCCGAGGCGTGGCTTTCTGAAGTATATAGGGAGGCCAGGGAACAGACCGCGGAACTGAAAAAATTCAACGATGAGCTTGCCTGGAGCATAGCCGCAGCCCTCGATGAAAAACTGGCGGCGCGGATAACGCCGGCACTTGAAAACCTGCTTGGCGCAATAGAAAAGCTCACAGAGACCGGGAGCGCGGAGGTAGCCCGGGTCATATCCCGTGAGGCCGGTGCAGAAGTAGTTAAGCTGGGAGAAATCCTCCAGCAAGCCTCTGATGTTTTAAGCAACACCTTACATGCGTCCTCTGAACTTCAGCGGAACATCGGCGAAACCGTAAGCCGACAGCTGGCGCTGACCGCTTCGCATGTTGAGGAAAGTCTCGGGAATTCCGTTGTCCGGTTTGGAGAGCTCACCCACCAGGTGGAGCGTGCGGTGGAACAAGTGCGTCAATCCATAGCCGAGCAAATCTTACAGCAAAAACAGTACTTTGAGGAATCCATGAATAGGTTACAGGAAACCACGAAAAGTTATCTGGAAGATTTTCTGGTAAAGGTTGACCATGCCGTCGGGCATGTAAGCGAACGGAGCAGCAATGTGGTTTCAGAAGTGGGCCACGAGATCGGCAGATTGTTAGAGGAACTAAGTGTTCATGTGAAGGAGTTGGGTGATGAATATACGGCCAGAAGGAACGATTTACGGGCGGCCGTGGACGAAATTACCACCCTGCTGGCCATGATTGAGAAGTTGGTTGGAGAGGCGTCCAGAGTTTTGGATGCCTACCGGGAAAGCGCCCAGCCCGTGCGGGAAGCGGGCGTGATCCTCGCGAAGTCGGTAGAGACATTTACGGAAGCGGGAACCACGTTGCGGCAGGCAACGCAGGAGTTCAGTGGACTGTGGGACGAGTACCGCAGGCACTCCGCCCAGGTAGTGTCGGAAATAAGGCAGGCGCTTCAGCATACCGAGTCCGCATGGCGCGCCTACGAAAGCCGGTTGGGACAAATACGGCAGGAACTGGAGTCTGTCTTCGGAGTTATTGAGGACGGGCTGCGTAGGTACGCTGAAACGGTCCATGAGGGAATGAGCAGGTACCTTAAAGAGCTGGATGGGGAAATGGGCAAGGCAATTGGGAGTCTGGGTGCCGCCGTGGGTGAACTGGGAGAGACGTTGGCAGATTTCCTTGAACAGCTTCATGAGCGGAGGTAA
- a CDS encoding OmpA/MotB family protein, whose protein sequence is MNSRFAFSYRREGEENPFLISISDLMAGLLTIFMLALAYYVLSFGQQTAKLTENEDKRAEILEILRKELQNAGITVRVDEGVLHLPEGILFDVGEAEIKEEGWRAIKVLAPVLSDVLQRPEYAGTVETVFIEGHTDNAPISTPRYPSNWELSTQRAINTWNAMQKVCPELGNLTNKSGQPLFSCSGYADTRPIASNDTVEGRRANRRIDLRLTMTPPGKPE, encoded by the coding sequence ATGAATTCTCGCTTTGCTTTTAGTTACCGCCGTGAAGGTGAAGAGAATCCCTTTCTCATTTCCATCAGTGACCTTATGGCCGGGCTTCTTACCATTTTTATGCTGGCACTTGCTTATTACGTCCTTAGTTTCGGCCAGCAGACGGCAAAACTCACGGAAAATGAAGATAAGAGGGCGGAAATACTTGAAATTCTGAGAAAGGAATTACAAAATGCTGGTATTACTGTACGTGTAGATGAAGGAGTACTGCACCTGCCGGAAGGCATTCTCTTTGACGTGGGAGAGGCGGAAATTAAGGAAGAGGGCTGGCGGGCCATTAAGGTACTCGCGCCCGTTCTCAGCGACGTTCTGCAGCGCCCTGAGTACGCAGGTACGGTCGAAACGGTGTTTATAGAAGGACACACCGATAACGCCCCCATCAGTACGCCCCGCTATCCGTCGAACTGGGAACTCTCGACACAGCGAGCCATAAATACTTGGAATGCCATGCAGAAGGTGTGCCCGGAGCTGGGAAACTTAACAAACAAGAGCGGTCAACCTCTGTTTTCGTGCAGCGGCTATGCCGACACCAGGCCTATTGCGTCGAACGACACCGTGGAGGGCAGGAGGGCCAACCGGCGCATCGACCTGCGCCTCACAATGACGCCTCCGGGAAAACCAGAGTGA
- a CDS encoding EH signature domain-containing protein yields the protein MSVGREFLENFKRVIINVLKPPERFPEPQKVRAAAAKIAEKFEGEPKSPEDFDLQRLASMVWGLWLREHRTGLEKIDYPRLRKIPWILYGGPRPVAADPDLTAALLDLLARKSRVAFSRLPYVYLLGYAPDLPGTEMIRRAVHDFLIGYVGKRHQFLLWKEALIFLFVPQGPRNTAHWLMEQSGEPTAVLGSLGIRGQLLAGRFVRQVAAQVLGAVSKRFPAHLELLLKLLVDDGGRVRFPDVLCEAASLLIPEADNLDSEDVRKQLKQFFLKHLGDPRWPEGRVKWSRVSEKARRIMTKWLAEEDILFFFDMLSRVVDQTTWEYRRAFWSFYLPYIDATWVVLSADVRAQIGEPAEQRIRSGACGEFSGSNQGRSMLAIEMGGWVFLEWTHSGSCRGWRKQDFPLTLGKQRYRISEVNSIWRSCSHSHEVRHYGSENYRWQNEFAAWLSSELGLPD from the coding sequence ATGTCCGTTGGCAGAGAATTTCTTGAGAATTTTAAGCGGGTGATCATTAACGTTTTAAAACCGCCTGAAAGGTTTCCCGAGCCTCAAAAAGTTCGGGCAGCAGCGGCTAAAATTGCCGAAAAGTTCGAAGGAGAGCCCAAGAGTCCTGAAGACTTTGATCTTCAGCGGCTTGCCAGTATGGTTTGGGGTCTCTGGTTACGTGAGCATCGTACTGGACTGGAGAAGATTGACTACCCTAGATTAAGAAAAATTCCCTGGATACTTTATGGAGGCCCTCGTCCCGTCGCAGCAGACCCGGATCTAACTGCTGCTCTCCTGGATCTTTTGGCCAGGAAATCCCGGGTAGCTTTTAGCCGGTTGCCGTACGTGTATCTTCTTGGATATGCTCCTGACCTGCCTGGCACGGAAATGATAAGGCGGGCTGTTCATGATTTCCTTATTGGTTACGTCGGAAAGCGCCATCAATTTCTACTATGGAAGGAAGCCCTGATTTTTCTTTTTGTTCCTCAGGGACCTCGTAATACCGCCCATTGGCTCATGGAGCAAAGCGGCGAGCCCACTGCTGTACTGGGCTCTCTAGGTATAAGGGGACAGTTGCTTGCAGGGAGATTCGTCCGCCAGGTTGCAGCGCAAGTGTTGGGCGCCGTGTCCAAACGTTTTCCGGCCCACCTGGAGCTTTTGTTGAAGCTTTTGGTTGACGACGGAGGCCGGGTTCGTTTCCCCGACGTACTTTGCGAGGCAGCCTCTTTATTGATACCTGAAGCAGATAATCTCGATTCCGAGGACGTAAGGAAACAGCTAAAGCAGTTTTTCCTTAAACATTTGGGGGACCCCCGTTGGCCGGAAGGGCGAGTGAAGTGGAGTAGGGTTTCGGAGAAGGCCCGCCGCATAATGACGAAATGGCTTGCAGAGGAAGACATCCTTTTCTTTTTCGACATGCTCAGCCGGGTTGTGGACCAGACTACCTGGGAGTACAGGCGGGCCTTCTGGTCGTTTTACTTACCATATATTGATGCCACCTGGGTAGTGCTTTCTGCAGACGTCAGGGCACAGATAGGGGAACCGGCCGAGCAACGCATTCGCTCGGGTGCCTGTGGGGAGTTCAGTGGAAGCAACCAGGGCCGCAGCATGCTGGCCATTGAAATGGGTGGCTGGGTCTTCCTGGAATGGACACACTCCGGGTCCTGTCGGGGTTGGCGTAAGCAGGATTTCCCGTTGACTTTGGGGAAGCAACGTTACCGCATAAGCGAGGTTAATAGCATCTGGCGCAGCTGTTCACATTCACATGAAGTAAGGCACTATGGGTCGGAGAACTACAGGTGGCAGAACGAATTTGCCGCGTGGCTCTCCAGTGAACTCGGGTTGCCGGACTAG